A section of the Primulina eburnea isolate SZY01 chromosome 1, ASM2296580v1, whole genome shotgun sequence genome encodes:
- the LOC140826319 gene encoding uncharacterized protein isoform X1: MWKFTRDADEEQQDYLLEGTEGLCSLSPMQRVYGFAAFLLAGLVCMFLSLIVFAKPIKFALLFTFGNVLAVGSTALLIGPAQQLRMMLDRVRVYATAIYIGCVVVALICALLIHSKILTIIAIICEIGALIWYSLSYIPFARRMVSEVTIRLFDTEI; the protein is encoded by the exons ATGTGGAAGTTTACACGAGATGCAGATGAAGAACAGCAAGATTACTTGCTGGAAGGGACTGAGGGCCTCTGCTCTCTCTCCCCAATGCAG AGGGTTTATGGGTTTGCTGCATTTTTGCTAGCTGGACTTGTTTGTATGTTCCTG TCGCTGATTGTGTTTGCAAAGCCCATCAAATTTGCTCTATTATTCACCTTTGGCAACGTGCTGGCTGTTGGAAG cacgGCTCTCCTCATTGGGCCTGCCCAACAGTTAAGAATGATGCTCGATCGTGTCCGAGTATATGCTACAGCAATTTACATCGGTTGTGTTGTTGTGGCTCTCATTTGTGCTCTATTG ATACACAGCAAGATTCTTACGATCATTGCCATCATATGTGAAATAGGTGCTCTTATTTG GTACAGTTTGAGTTACATTCCTTTCGCTCGTAGGATGGTTTCTGAAGTGACCATCCGTCTCTTTGACACTGAGATATAG
- the LOC140826319 gene encoding uncharacterized protein isoform X2 has protein sequence MWKFTRDADEEQQDYLLEGTEGLCSLSPMQRVYGFAAFLLAGLVCMFLSLIVFAKPIKFALLFTFGNVLAVGSTALLIGPAQQLRMMLDRVRVYATAIYIGCVVVALICALLIHSKILTIIAIICEIGALI, from the exons ATGTGGAAGTTTACACGAGATGCAGATGAAGAACAGCAAGATTACTTGCTGGAAGGGACTGAGGGCCTCTGCTCTCTCTCCCCAATGCAG AGGGTTTATGGGTTTGCTGCATTTTTGCTAGCTGGACTTGTTTGTATGTTCCTG TCGCTGATTGTGTTTGCAAAGCCCATCAAATTTGCTCTATTATTCACCTTTGGCAACGTGCTGGCTGTTGGAAG cacgGCTCTCCTCATTGGGCCTGCCCAACAGTTAAGAATGATGCTCGATCGTGTCCGAGTATATGCTACAGCAATTTACATCGGTTGTGTTGTTGTGGCTCTCATTTGTGCTCTATTG ATACACAGCAAGATTCTTACGATCATTGCCATCATATGTGAAATAGGTGCTCTTATTTG a
- the LOC140826307 gene encoding splicing factor SF3a60 homolog yields the protein MSSTLLEVTRASHEEVERLERIIVKDLQTEPPTTKDRLYQSHRVRHMIEQIASTTHKLIEIYADNDNARKDEIAALGGLSSTGANVNVFSAFYDRLKEIREYHRRHPTARYVDTTDEFEQLLKEEPVIEFTGEEAFGRYLDLHELYNDYINSKFGKQIEYSIYLHLFLQPENIPRKLKLTRQFKEYMQKLLEYLIYFFERTEPLQDLERIFSKVVSDFEEQWSNGQVEGWENEGQENSAIPERNQIIDLDYYGTVEELMIVGPEKLKEALAALGLKTGGTVRQRAERIFLMKHTPLEKLDKKHFAKGILGPDRNSGAVTLRPNGDAKEISLMEAKLKKLCDLLHETIVRTKENIEKKHALTYDEIVQEREEDEVQPESESDDEDQQIYNPLKLPMGWDGKPIPYWLYKLHGLGQELKCEICGNQSYWGRRAYERHFKEWRHQHGMRCLGIPNTKNFNEITSIEEAKQLWEKIQEKQGVNKWRPELEEEYEDKEGNIYNKKTYTDLQRQGLI from the exons ATGTCTTCGACGCTGTTGGAGGTGACTCGTGCGTCGCACGAAGAAGTCGAGCGGCTCGAGCGGATCATTGTGAAGGATCTCCAAACCGAGCCGCCGACGACCAAGGATCGTCTCTACCAAAGCCACCGAGTTCGCCACATGATTGAGCAAATCGCTTCAACCACTCACAAACTC aTTGAAATTTACGCGGATAATGACAATGCTAGGAAGGATGAGATTGCGGCTCTCGGTGGACTGAGTTCCACGGGAGCCAATGTCAATGTTTTCAGTGCATTTTATGATAGACTGAAAGAG ATTCGTGAGTACCACAGAAGGCATCCTACTGCTCGATATGTTGACACCACTGATGAATTTGAACAGCTTCTTAAAGAGGAGCCGGTTATTGAGTTCACTGGAGAG GAAGCCTTTGGAAGATACCTTGATTTGCATGAATTATACAATGACTATATCAACTCCAAATTTGGGAAGCAAATCGAGTATTCTATTTACCTCCACTTATTTTTGCAACCAGAGAATATACCCCGCAAGTTGAAGCTCACCAG GCAATTTAAAGAGTACATGCAAAAACTCCTGGAATATCTTATATACTTTTTCGAGCGTACAGAACCCTTACAAGATCTTGAGAGGATTTTTTCCAAG GTAGTTTCTGATTTTGAAGAGCAATGGAGTAATGGCCAGGTTGAAGGATGGGAGAATGAGGGCCAGGAAAATTCTGCCATTCCAGAACGAAATCAAATTATTGATCTTGATTATTACGGCACCGTCGAGGAGCTAATGATAGTAGGACCGGAGAAGTTGAAGGAG GCATTGGCTGCCCTTGGATTGAAAACAGGAGGCACTGTGCGACAGCGTGCAGAGAGGATTTTTCTTATGAAG CATACACCCCTTGAGAAGTTGGATAAAAAACATTTTGCTAAGGGCATACTTGGACCAGATAGAAATAGTGGAGCTGTGACCCTGCGGCCAAATGGAGACGCTAAAGAGATTTCCTTGATGGAAGCCAAATTGAAAAAGTTATGTGACCTGTTGCATGAG ACCATTGTGCGAACAAAAGAAAACATCGAGAAGAAACACGCCTTGACATATGATGAAATTGTACAAGAACGTGAAGAG GATGAGGTGCAACCTGAATCTGAAAGTGATGACGAGGATCAGCAGATCTACAATCCCCTAAAATTGCCCATGGGCTGGGACGGAAAGCCTATACCATATTGGTTATATAAGCTTCATGGGCTTGGTCAG GAGTTAAAATGCGAAATATGTGGGAACCAAAGTTATTGGGGCCGTAGGGCTTATGAGCGTCATTTCAAGGAATGGAGACATCAACATGGGATGCGATGTCTTGGTATTCCAAATACGAAGAATTTCAACGAAATAACATCCATTGAG GAAGCCAAACAACTTTGGGAAAAAATCCAAGAAAAGCAAGGTGTAAATAAGTGGCGCCCTGAGCTCGAAGAAGAATATGAAGACAAGGAGGGTAACATTTATAACAAGAAGACATATACCGATCTACAACGGCAGGGTTTGATATAA